Sequence from the Corallincola holothuriorum genome:
AGCAGCTCTTTGCTCGTCAGAACCTGATTGATCATACCCATCTGTTTGGCGGTTTTGGCATCGAACGCGTCGCCTAACAGGAGCAGTTCTGCAGCACGAGGGTAGCCAACTAATTGTGGTAGCAGCAAACTGGAACCTGCTTCGGGTACCAAGCCAAGATGGGTAAAGGGTAATTGAAAGCGCGTATCTTCCCCAGCATAAACTAGATCGCAATGCAGCAGTAACGTGGTACCAATGCCTACCGCTGCGCCAGCGGCTGCCGCAATCAATGGCTTGTCAAAATCTAATAGGCAACGCAGAAACTGTACCACGGGCAGCTTCTCTGGTGGTTGATCGATCGACTGGAAATCCTTTAAGTCATTACCGGCAGTGAAACAACTGCTGCTTCCCTGGATAAGTACGGCTCTGACATCATCGTGTTTGCTGGCTTGTTCCAAGCCATCGGTTAACGCCTGATACATATCCTGAGTCAGCGCGTTACGTT
This genomic interval carries:
- a CDS encoding enoyl-CoA hydratase-related protein, encoding MSKHITQQVTKGVLILTINRPEKRNALTQDMYQALTDGLEQASKHDDVRAVLIQGSSSCFTAGNDLKDFQSIDQPPEKLPVVQFLRCLLDFDKPLIAAAAGAAVGIGTTLLLHCDLVYAGEDTRFQLPFTHLGLVPEAGSSLLLPQLVGYPRAAELLLLGDAFDAKTAKQMGMINQVLTSKELLPFAKQQAQRIAALPTEAIDASRKLLRQPRRKALRRTLEAELTCFFNALSSKESKRAIKAALKRVSGD